In Halobaculum limi, one DNA window encodes the following:
- a CDS encoding DNA-methyltransferase, with the protein MADEDYSLPSNFQDFYLYDPSVADFATTLAECIDEFVLNQNLLVQTTDADIDSFSEDASVSSDGGSVTTPSPSTTSVETYLLDNAAFAHALYDDLTRHYELREEGYWSADGVAETLGKHLDTESVKYPYEQSYREFLTAAIRPKQHEDEDAEPLRIELANRLRADNEQLESIDESLQEFFGEHEIGTPPVDTVREIQGSDQWDPDEREATVFEADARYITPEDTETDHDRADDIPLEEDSIDLILTSPPYWKKRKYFDDGEEIELGQETKVQDYVTHLVDALERWKAFLRPTGSVFLNIGDTFKNKSLQGVPGLFAQEAQDRGWTIRNEITWKKPNGVPSPVSDRLVNRHEQIFHLVLNDDYFYDREGYIDIYDTGSNPDDIWEIAHDRNTGNHLAPFPRELVSRAIALGCPPAVCDECGEPHRRVTNKDMRGLVSDASSEELVRHLIKYEYYKLNPRRDQARRAIKKFIESDELGSEHLRAVQAVGISDAGKALEYQTGAGHNEKSVQELADDAKDVLGGYFREFTFPQRQTVSWESCECDADPVPGRVLDPFAGSGTTLGVASELGYDAYGADLDTTHWDDDADDADDADD; encoded by the coding sequence ATGGCTGACGAGGATTATTCACTACCCTCGAATTTTCAAGACTTCTACCTGTATGACCCGTCAGTTGCCGACTTCGCCACAACCCTTGCCGAGTGCATCGACGAGTTCGTTCTGAACCAAAATCTGCTGGTCCAGACCACCGATGCAGATATTGACTCGTTCAGTGAGGATGCCAGCGTGAGTAGTGACGGTGGTTCGGTCACGACTCCCTCGCCATCGACAACGAGTGTCGAAACGTATCTTCTTGACAACGCTGCGTTTGCACATGCTCTATATGACGACCTCACCAGGCACTATGAATTGCGAGAGGAGGGCTACTGGTCGGCTGACGGTGTTGCCGAAACTCTCGGGAAGCACCTCGACACAGAGTCTGTCAAATACCCTTACGAACAGAGCTATCGGGAGTTCCTGACAGCAGCAATCCGTCCAAAACAACACGAAGACGAAGATGCGGAACCACTCCGGATTGAACTCGCGAATAGACTCCGAGCAGATAACGAACAACTAGAGAGCATCGATGAGTCACTTCAGGAGTTCTTCGGCGAACACGAAATCGGCACTCCTCCGGTAGATACTGTCCGAGAAATACAGGGCAGTGACCAGTGGGACCCTGATGAGCGAGAGGCAACTGTGTTTGAGGCTGATGCGCGGTACATCACACCTGAGGACACAGAGACTGATCACGACCGAGCCGATGATATCCCTCTCGAGGAAGATAGTATCGACCTCATTCTCACGTCTCCTCCCTACTGGAAGAAGAGGAAGTACTTCGACGACGGTGAAGAAATCGAGCTTGGGCAGGAAACCAAGGTACAGGACTATGTTACGCATCTTGTTGATGCCCTTGAGCGCTGGAAGGCATTCCTCCGGCCTACTGGCTCAGTTTTCTTGAATATCGGCGACACGTTCAAAAACAAATCGCTACAGGGAGTTCCAGGTCTGTTCGCACAGGAGGCACAGGATCGTGGATGGACGATCCGAAACGAAATCACATGGAAGAAGCCCAACGGCGTACCCTCTCCCGTCAGCGATAGGCTAGTCAATCGTCACGAGCAGATTTTCCACCTCGTGCTGAATGACGACTACTTCTATGACCGTGAAGGGTATATCGACATCTACGACACTGGATCGAACCCTGACGATATCTGGGAAATTGCTCACGATCGCAATACTGGAAACCACCTCGCTCCGTTCCCTCGTGAGTTGGTCTCTCGAGCAATTGCACTCGGCTGTCCCCCAGCTGTTTGTGATGAGTGCGGGGAGCCGCATCGCCGAGTTACGAACAAAGATATGCGCGGTCTGGTGAGCGATGCATCCAGTGAGGAGTTGGTCCGGCATCTGATCAAATACGAGTATTACAAGCTGAATCCCCGACGTGACCAGGCTCGTCGAGCCATCAAGAAGTTCATTGAGTCCGATGAACTCGGGTCCGAGCACCTACGAGCCGTTCAGGCCGTTGGTATTTCTGATGCTGGAAAAGCACTCGAATACCAGACGGGTGCTGGACATAACGAGAAGTCTGTGCAGGAACTCGCTGACGATGCAAAGGATGTGCTCGGTGGGTACTTCAGAGAGTTCACCTTCCCACAACGCCAGACGGTGTCGTGGGAGTCGTGCGAATGCGATGCTGACCCTGTCCCTGGTCGAGTGCTTGACCCGTTCGCTGGTTCCGGTACTACCCTAGGTGTGGCGAGCGAGCTGGGATACGATGCCTACGGAGCAGATTTGGACACAACACACTGGGATGACGACGCTGACGACGCTGACGACGCTGACGACTGA
- a CDS encoding helix-hairpin-helix domain-containing protein, producing MTATDPVFGIALLLVFACIAVYDKLQKWRDPDLTPTERAEHRYATGEIDINELERRLDVLEDPEAVHIRSAVERVSGIGEDISWDIAARFNTLDDVREASVEELTSVPGVGEKRAVSLRESL from the coding sequence ATGACTGCGACAGACCCAGTATTCGGCATTGCGCTCCTCCTCGTGTTCGCATGTATAGCCGTCTACGACAAACTCCAGAAGTGGCGCGACCCCGACCTGACACCGACAGAACGTGCAGAACACCGGTACGCCACCGGCGAGATCGATATCAACGAACTCGAACGGCGACTGGATGTACTCGAGGACCCCGAAGCAGTACACATCCGCTCTGCTGTAGAGCGCGTGTCCGGGATCGGAGAAGACATTTCCTGGGATATCGCTGCACGTTTCAACACGCTTGATGACGTGCGCGAAGCGAGCGTCGAGGAGTTAACTTCTGTTCCTGGTGTTGGCGAGAAGCGTGCTGTGTCGTTGCGAGAGTCGTTGTGA
- a CDS encoding site-specific integrase, whose protein sequence is MQFEPHDGRDGYKVWLNTHESDLLRNHYSGKKKLAVLLMLDSGMRSEETTRICLDDIRRLESDEEAYMVRFSGKDTTGTLADGKWREAPISKEAVEIIDTLASVKGRTRNDPAIDVGKRTVQRWVEDAREDLAEQTGDDDWLELSAHDLRRSWATRTYYSLNASESEKSIIMRWGGWTKQSTFEENYLGRPPDELAADMMEAAGLR, encoded by the coding sequence ATGCAGTTTGAACCACACGACGGTCGAGACGGCTACAAGGTCTGGCTCAACACCCACGAGAGCGATCTCCTTCGGAATCATTACTCGGGCAAAAAGAAGCTCGCCGTCCTGTTGATGCTGGATAGCGGGATGCGGAGCGAAGAGACCACCCGCATCTGCCTCGACGATATCCGCCGGCTCGAGAGCGACGAAGAAGCGTATATGGTACGCTTCTCGGGCAAAGACACCACAGGCACGTTGGCGGATGGTAAGTGGCGTGAAGCCCCAATCTCGAAGGAAGCAGTCGAAATCATCGACACACTTGCCTCCGTCAAAGGCCGCACACGCAACGACCCGGCGATCGATGTCGGCAAGCGCACGGTCCAGCGCTGGGTCGAAGACGCACGAGAAGATCTTGCTGAACAAACGGGAGATGATGACTGGCTGGAGCTCTCGGCCCACGATCTCAGGCGGTCGTGGGCCACTCGAACGTACTACTCTCTGAATGCATCGGAGAGTGAGAAGTCGATCATTATGCGCTGGGGCGGCTGGACGAAACAGTCCACGTTCGAGGAGAACTATCTTGGAAGACCTCCAGATGAACTTGCAGCGGACATGATGGAGGCTGCGGGGCTGCGATGA
- a CDS encoding DUF7344 domain-containing protein: protein MRVPDDDAILDSDDGCSDEDTPSLPVQTAEEVAELFEILSVTRRVYAISVLAEFDSESVEVSTLVEQVAELEYSAEYSERERERVYVALYQSHLPTLQEARVVEYYQERGVVKRGIRFEQVERLLRVVAAL from the coding sequence ATGAGAGTCCCTGATGACGATGCGATACTGGACAGCGACGACGGCTGCAGCGATGAAGACACCCCGTCGCTTCCAGTCCAGACTGCCGAGGAAGTGGCTGAGTTGTTTGAGATCCTGAGCGTGACGCGTCGCGTGTACGCGATCTCGGTATTGGCCGAGTTCGATTCAGAGTCGGTGGAAGTCTCAACGCTGGTGGAACAGGTGGCGGAGTTGGAGTATTCGGCTGAATATTCTGAGCGAGAGCGTGAGCGCGTGTATGTCGCCCTGTATCAATCGCACCTGCCTACCCTGCAGGAGGCACGTGTGGTCGAATACTATCAAGAGCGGGGTGTTGTGAAGCGTGGTATTCGGTTCGAGCAGGTGGAGAGGCTTCTGCGGGTGGTAGCGGCGCTGTAG
- a CDS encoding DNA primase family protein: MTANTPRDDSPSHDDAQHTNNDTSDPALVTDGGVIEGSFQDDVEFGGENEEAEETGEEPSTSADFTEQFDAGDDEAKEISANIAIVEQAEEIIEREGPKQHEDLSSRLAYDYDETKEHVYDVLEGEFASNDDGEFTHRKSGLEKVTEGQEDVGVIPWGEIREVINNCPPRSARQLIADRVEHDHEFIFVRNEEREMEDFRAYDPEEGVYTWDGAFFVEQVVDEGTDGLASSADIDEVVAKLKRRNAVPLEAVNNPEEGVKIAVENGVFDVDSRTLEEHSPEYLFTRKLNARWDPDVDTDAVRDFTRDITDSEVDARVLEEMFGDTLSPHYKREWFGIIYGDGANGKSVAMNCLRKVLGEVNVASESLQDIAETRWSTAQLTGGYGALANIDPDISAKKITEDKLIKNLSGGDAVSGEYKGLDKFSSENIAKMLFGANSPPIFAGDGENLQRRLKPLHLPYTYRPEDEISGEDESNPYIKVRDNDLEARLTTEENRAAWLSVMVDAWHRLEDDGWSYEQTNTELWNEYQAEADTIWSFLNNCIAESHGLRWDSGGEVHLTVEELHQMCAAYHRDRGEQLEMDQQTFARQINKMGVYEMITSEHNKTGGKRSRKWLHPTGKGWQYATRDVIKRFETDCDEIDVPAPEDIDDTSGSAELSSEGQNDGVSVSNDVLRAISQLEMADSHTPTLASIVASSSVGEYEVADIESALKDLLFDGQVQKDGNEFHTAAATDGGGER; this comes from the coding sequence ATGACAGCAAACACCCCCCGAGACGATAGTCCGTCTCACGACGACGCACAACACACAAACAACGACACCTCCGACCCAGCGCTTGTTACTGACGGCGGTGTCATCGAAGGTTCATTCCAAGATGACGTTGAGTTCGGCGGAGAAAATGAAGAAGCCGAAGAAACGGGAGAAGAACCGTCTACATCTGCTGACTTCACCGAGCAGTTCGACGCCGGTGACGACGAAGCCAAAGAGATCAGCGCGAACATCGCGATTGTCGAACAAGCAGAAGAGATCATCGAGCGAGAAGGCCCAAAACAGCATGAAGACCTCTCGTCGCGCCTCGCGTACGATTACGATGAAACGAAAGAGCACGTGTATGACGTGCTCGAGGGTGAGTTCGCGAGTAACGATGACGGAGAGTTCACACACCGGAAGTCGGGGCTCGAGAAGGTAACCGAAGGGCAGGAAGACGTCGGTGTTATCCCGTGGGGCGAGATTCGGGAGGTGATCAATAATTGCCCCCCGCGTTCTGCACGGCAGCTCATCGCTGACAGAGTCGAGCACGACCACGAGTTCATCTTCGTAAGGAACGAGGAACGGGAGATGGAGGACTTCCGCGCGTACGACCCCGAAGAAGGGGTGTACACGTGGGATGGAGCGTTCTTCGTCGAACAAGTGGTGGACGAGGGGACAGACGGACTGGCGTCCTCGGCAGACATTGACGAGGTTGTCGCAAAGCTGAAACGACGGAATGCGGTGCCGCTTGAAGCTGTGAACAACCCTGAGGAGGGTGTGAAAATCGCTGTGGAAAACGGCGTGTTCGACGTCGATAGTCGCACGCTCGAAGAGCACAGCCCGGAGTACCTGTTCACGCGCAAACTGAATGCGCGCTGGGACCCCGACGTTGATACCGACGCCGTCCGTGATTTCACGCGCGACATCACCGACTCAGAGGTTGACGCCCGGGTTCTGGAAGAGATGTTCGGTGACACACTCAGCCCGCACTACAAGCGCGAATGGTTCGGGATCATCTACGGTGACGGTGCGAACGGCAAGTCTGTCGCGATGAACTGCCTGCGTAAAGTGCTGGGTGAGGTCAATGTGGCTTCTGAATCGCTGCAAGACATCGCAGAAACACGTTGGAGTACGGCACAGTTGACTGGTGGATATGGGGCACTCGCCAACATCGACCCTGACATCAGCGCGAAGAAAATCACTGAGGACAAACTCATCAAGAATCTGAGCGGAGGCGACGCTGTCTCGGGCGAATACAAAGGACTCGATAAGTTCAGTTCTGAGAACATCGCAAAGATGTTGTTCGGTGCGAACAGCCCCCCAATCTTTGCCGGTGATGGTGAAAACCTCCAGCGGCGGTTGAAGCCACTGCATTTGCCGTACACGTACCGGCCAGAGGATGAGATCTCGGGGGAGGATGAGTCGAATCCGTACATCAAGGTGCGTGACAACGACCTCGAAGCCCGGTTGACGACTGAAGAGAATCGTGCGGCGTGGCTGTCGGTGATGGTTGATGCATGGCACCGCCTCGAGGATGATGGCTGGAGCTACGAGCAGACGAACACAGAGCTGTGGAACGAGTACCAGGCCGAGGCCGATACCATCTGGTCGTTCCTCAACAACTGTATCGCTGAGAGTCACGGCCTGCGCTGGGACAGTGGCGGTGAGGTGCACTTGACTGTCGAGGAACTGCATCAGATGTGTGCTGCGTACCATCGAGACAGAGGCGAACAGTTGGAGATGGACCAGCAGACGTTCGCGCGGCAGATCAACAAGATGGGTGTATACGAGATGATCACGAGCGAGCACAACAAGACGGGTGGGAAGCGCTCGCGGAAGTGGCTGCACCCGACTGGAAAGGGGTGGCAGTACGCGACGCGCGACGTGATCAAGCGCTTCGAAACTGACTGTGATGAGATTGATGTGCCCGCACCGGAAGACATCGACGACACCAGCGGTAGTGCTGAGTTGTCGTCAGAAGGTCAAAACGATGGTGTGAGTGTATCCAATGATGTGTTACGGGCAATCTCTCAGCTCGAGATGGCGGACTCGCACACACCCACTCTCGCTTCCATCGTTGCATCCTCTAGTGTGGGCGAGTACGAGGTTGCGGACATCGAGTCCGCACTCAAGGACCTGCTCTTCGACGGGCAGGTCCAGAAGGACGGAAACGAGTTCCATACGGCTGCTGCGACTGATGGGGGTGGAGAGCGGTGA
- a CDS encoding helix-turn-helix domain-containing protein — protein MEAEFREYALGRLPDQEHRDVHPVVGMIPDKDVRHYVMFCAEAYDPGAPEYDGVDMPRDFWDTDFAQEIIRKYGTDVGTTALEMGNIGQLQYFSGLVGYKSDVSGMQTLMKLQQLIEKFPVFILYIYAAMGFGKTDFALLMIEVFHSVYGEENVLTASNIGSWDEGGEYIDSYEDYIAWLKEGRDDDNHRIFILDEGSQNLTGSGSDQKNQQTLAKMLKLARKYGGHLIIIGHDGKDVGPGIRALASAVVQKDSKKEATFYHDVKDRQGIGEILSLSKIPQTSMTYDTEDISTWSMGEEDDDGEEVTQADLDELEEAHERRIMALLSVTTDMSQAEVGSLYGVSDRTVRRAKQKYGDELADLGLV, from the coding sequence GTGGAGGCAGAGTTCCGCGAGTACGCGCTCGGTCGGTTGCCCGACCAGGAGCACCGAGATGTACACCCTGTTGTTGGGATGATCCCGGACAAAGACGTGCGTCACTACGTGATGTTCTGCGCGGAGGCGTACGACCCTGGAGCCCCCGAGTACGACGGGGTTGATATGCCGCGAGACTTCTGGGACACCGATTTCGCCCAGGAGATCATCCGAAAGTACGGCACAGACGTAGGAACGACTGCGCTTGAGATGGGCAATATCGGTCAGCTACAATATTTCAGCGGGCTGGTCGGGTATAAGAGCGACGTGTCGGGAATGCAGACGCTGATGAAGCTCCAGCAACTCATCGAGAAGTTCCCCGTTTTTATCCTGTACATCTACGCTGCAATGGGCTTCGGTAAAACTGACTTCGCGCTGCTGATGATCGAAGTATTCCATTCGGTCTACGGCGAGGAGAACGTCCTCACGGCTTCGAACATCGGTTCGTGGGACGAGGGAGGCGAGTACATCGATTCCTACGAGGACTACATTGCGTGGCTGAAGGAGGGCCGTGACGACGACAACCACCGCATCTTCATCCTCGACGAAGGCTCACAGAACCTCACAGGAAGCGGCTCTGATCAGAAGAACCAGCAGACCCTCGCGAAGATGCTGAAGCTCGCCCGAAAGTACGGAGGACACCTGATCATCATCGGACACGACGGCAAAGACGTCGGCCCGGGAATCAGAGCACTCGCGAGCGCTGTTGTGCAGAAAGACTCGAAGAAAGAAGCGACGTTCTATCACGACGTGAAGGATCGTCAAGGGATTGGGGAGATCTTGTCGCTCTCGAAAATCCCGCAGACCTCGATGACCTACGACACAGAGGATATCTCTACGTGGTCTATGGGTGAGGAAGACGACGATGGAGAGGAGGTTACGCAGGCTGACCTTGACGAGCTTGAGGAAGCTCATGAGCGGCGTATTATGGCGTTGTTGTCGGTGACGACAGATATGAGTCAGGCAGAGGTTGGGTCGCTGTATGGTGTTAGTGACCGGACTGTACGTCGGGCGAAGCAGAAGTATGGGGATGAGCTCGCTGATCTCGGCTTGGTCTAA
- a CDS encoding restriction endonuclease, which produces MAGDETESGGEDVWTDVDSDVYEEIVGGIEESEGVERVENKYDLSLNHGGSKEVDVAVWTNANHHHIFIIIECKFWQNRVPQSVIAETISNVANSTADKGVVVAKSGFQSGAIEQAEGAGVDLYTLREIEDGDLEGRIQTVNTRVEFKSPEFEIEDTGVSPVDSDLSDDEIREDVEQSGHLTLDELDVYDRDRTPTGETVQDLARKLSTGKQSGKYTDNFDDKLIVLNHTFYSLDYLEYIVRSDSERTSSFNGSRDVNDLYDLVRINTIREQELALGDIAEDGTHDPIEFVSIDDALAAFTGQTDEEEDEH; this is translated from the coding sequence GTGGCTGGAGATGAAACTGAAAGCGGTGGGGAAGACGTTTGGACTGATGTTGATAGTGATGTGTATGAGGAGATTGTAGGCGGTATTGAGGAGTCTGAGGGAGTGGAACGGGTAGAGAACAAGTATGATTTGTCATTAAATCACGGTGGTTCAAAAGAAGTGGACGTGGCGGTGTGGACAAACGCGAACCACCATCATATATTCATCATAATTGAATGCAAGTTTTGGCAGAACCGTGTTCCTCAATCTGTAATTGCTGAAACAATTAGCAATGTGGCGAACTCAACCGCCGACAAAGGTGTGGTGGTTGCGAAAAGTGGGTTCCAGAGCGGGGCGATCGAACAAGCAGAAGGTGCTGGCGTCGATCTCTACACGCTAAGAGAGATAGAAGATGGTGACTTGGAAGGGCGTATCCAGACAGTCAATACTCGAGTTGAGTTCAAGTCGCCTGAATTTGAGATAGAGGATACTGGTGTGTCGCCAGTAGATTCAGACTTATCTGATGATGAAATCCGTGAGGATGTCGAACAGTCGGGCCACCTCACTCTTGATGAGCTCGACGTGTATGACCGTGATAGGACTCCCACTGGCGAGACTGTGCAGGACCTCGCACGAAAGCTCTCCACAGGTAAACAATCTGGCAAATACACGGACAATTTCGATGATAAGCTGATTGTTCTCAATCATACGTTCTACAGTCTTGACTACCTCGAGTATATCGTCCGGTCTGACAGCGAACGCACATCTTCGTTCAACGGGTCACGAGATGTGAACGATTTGTATGACTTAGTACGAATCAACACGATTCGGGAGCAAGAACTCGCCCTTGGCGATATTGCGGAAGATGGTACTCATGATCCAATAGAATTTGTTTCAATTGATGACGCACTCGCCGCCTTCACAGGTCAGACTGACGAAGAGGAAGACGAACATTGA